In Vicugna pacos chromosome 6, VicPac4, whole genome shotgun sequence, the DNA window cccttttccctttcctccttccttcactcaccgctgcccctccctctccacctgaCTCCTCGTGACCCTCATGCTTCTctgtgccccccgcccccagccccagcagagTTTGTCCAGCACCCCCAGTCCATCTCCAGGCCAGCTGGGACCACAGCCATGTTCACCTGCCAAGCCCAGGGTGAGCCGCCCCCTCACGTCACGTGGCTGAAGAATGGGCAGGTGCTGGGGCCCGGAGGTCACGTCAGGCTCAAAAATaacaacaggcatgtgtgtgtggcGTGTGCGGGGgcgaggcctggggagggggcggcgggtgCCGGCATGAGTGGCCTGGGCAGGCTGTGGGCCTCCTGCCAGCGAAGAGCGCTAAACTGGGGATCTGCGGACTTGGGTCTGAGTGAGTGCCAGGTCTGCCCCTGACTTGCTGAGACACCTGGACGAATCGGTTGTCTTCTGGAaggactcagtttctccatctctcaAGTGGGGAGATTAAGCCACCCTCCAAGGCTActcaggaaggaggaggggatcTGAGGCTCTCCCTCCCCTGCAGCACCCTGACCATCTCAGGAATCGGCCCTGAAGATGAGGCCATCTACCAGTGCGTGGCCGAGAACAGCGCCGGCTCCTCTCAGGCCAGTGCCAGGCTGACAGTGCTGTGGGCTGAGGGGCTGCCCGGGCCCCCCCTCAACGTGCGGGCCGTCTCTGTGTCGTCCACGGAGGTCCGCGTGTCCTGGAACGAGCCCCTGGTCAATACCAAGGAGATCATCGGCTATGTCCTGCACATCAGGAAGGCTGCCGGTGGGTGGGGGGCCGGGAGGGCCAGGCTGCCCCTGCAACCCCTTCATCTTACTCGCTGTTTCCCACCCCCCTCAATCCTGCATGTCCTGACACATGacaccttcccttctttcttccggCTGCACCCTGGCTGCCCTCATCTCACCGACACGGGTCGGATTCCCGCATGCCCCTTCACTCCTCTGCCCTACCCTTGGCCTCCTCAGATCCCCCAGAGCTGGAGTACCAGGAAGCAGTCAGCAAGAGCACCTTTCAGCACCTGGTGAGCGACCTGGAGCCCTCCACTGCCTACAGCTTCTACATCAAGGCCTACACGCCCCGGGGTGCCAGCTCCGCCTCTGTCTCAACGCTGGCGAGCACTCTAGGCGAAGGTGAGGTCTGGGCACAGAGCACAAAACCACAGATGCTCAGGACATTAGGGCAGAACTGCTGTGCACGGTTGctcaggttgtgcactgcacaggGTGCCTTGACTGAGGCTGAGCCGGGGCTGGGTCTACTTGGAGGAAGGGGTGTCCTTTTCTAATTCACGTAAAGGTGCTATTTGAGTAAGTGGAGGCCCGAGGTCAGAGGCCAGAAAGTGGTCAGGTCCTGGCAGGGTCTGGGTCATGGGTGGCAGGTGGAAGGGTAGAGCTTTGACCACCAAGTCCTCATGTCTCAACTTTCCTCTCGGCCCGCCcgcagcccctgccccacccccgctGTCAGTGCGGGTTGTGGGCAGCTCCACCCTGCAGCTGCTGTGGGAGCCCTGGCCCCGGCTAGCCCAGCACGAGGGTGGCTTCAAGCTGTTTTACCGCCCAGCAAGCAAAGCCTCCTTCAATGGCCCCATCCTGCTGCCTGGAACTGTCTCCTCCTACAACCTCAGCCAGCTCGGTGAGGCGGATGCggctggggcctggggagtgggcaggggtgaggtgcCTGGTGCCAGGAGGTGGTGCGCGGAGGTCCCCTCCAGTTCCCGCCTGGAGCACAGCtgctgggtgggggctggagtGGTCCGTCAGCAGCCTGGCCTTCCCCCCAGACCCCACTGCAGTGTACGAGGTGAAGCTGCTCGCCTACAACCAGCACGGGGATGGCAATGCCACAGTCCGCTTCGTGTCTTTGAGAGGAGCATCTGAGAGGACAGGTGAGGGTTGAGGATGGGGTGTGGCCAAAGACTGGCACTCTGGAAGGGAGGCCAGGAGCTCAGAGAGGAGGGGAGCAGGCACCCAGGGAAGGTAGGAGGTGTAGGACAGTACATGCAGCCCTGGGTAACATAGGCTTAGACCTGAATTTGCtgtttggctgtgtgaccttgggcaagttacttaacccctctgagccccgGTTTTCTCCTTTATAAAATAGAGATCGTAATATCTGCTTTATAGAACGGTGTGGAAGACGAAAGGGTCCATGTAAAGTGTTATTCCCAGTATCTGGCACAAAGTTAGTGCTTAATAACtggtaaaaagaagagaaaaggttgGGCTGGGGTCCCATGGACAAGGGCAGTTGGTATGCAGACTTGGGAGTGGGAGCAGCTGAGGGAGAAGGAACCTGCAAGAGCTGGGTGCCTGGGGGTGCCTCGGGCCGGGAAAGCCacagcccctgccccgccccgcccctcccccagccctgagccCACCCTGTGACTGCCGGAAGGAGGAGGCCACCAACCAGACGTCCACCACAGGCATCGTCATCGGCATCCACATCGGGGTCACCTGCATCATCTTCTGTGTCCTCTTCCTCCTGTTTGGCCAAAGGGGCAGGTGGGTCCTGGGCCGGGGAGAGGGGGCTAGGCCGGCATGGGGTGGGCAGGCCTGGAGCAGAAAAGTCCCAGGGGAAGGAGAGTTTGGGGTGCATTGTCTCCATCCACCCACATCCCTCCCCCTAACTCTCGGCTCACCCCCCAGGGTCCTCTTGTGTAAAGATGTAGAAAACCAGCTGTCCCCTCCTCAGGGCCCCCGGAGCCAGAGGGACCCTGGCATCCTGGCACTGAATGGGGCGGGACGGGGAGAGTGGGGCCAGATGGGCCGAGATGAGAAACGTGTGGACATGAAGGAACTGGAGCAGCTGTTCCCCCGAGCTGGGGCCGTGGGGCCGCCAGACCCCAGACCCATGGTGAGTGCCCCCTCCTTCTTCAGCTCTGACCACCTCCTGATCCTGCACCGTGGTCATAGGCCGTGGTCACAGGCCGTGGTCACTGGCCTTCGCCAAGCTGCAGATCTTCTTCAGGCACAAAGCTAGTGGCCAGTGCCTCTTCTTTGTGTCCTGAGTCAGGCAGGGAAGCCAGGAGACAGCCCCTGAGTGGGACTGGGTCCAAGGCCTGACCCTCTGACTTGGGGCTCACAGGCCCCTGGCTTCATACTGATGCCCGTGTGACTGGCCGTTTCCCCAGCAGGATCCCGAGGCCCCTGCCCCGTGTGAGGAGACCCAGCTCTCCGTGCTGCCACTTCAGGGGTTCACCCTCCTGGAGGACATGACATCGGAGGCCAAGGCCCCCGGTGTAGGCCCCCCAGCTGCCCTGCCATCCCAGGACATCAGCCCTGGCCTCCTGAGTGAAGGACCAGCCGCCCAGCCAGCCCACTCGGGACAGTAGCCAGTGTCCAGCAGGCTCTGGAGGGAGCAAACCCCGTTCTCAGGTCAAAGGCAAGATTTCTCCCGTCATGTGGGCTTCAGATGGGGGCTTCCCAGCATTTCTGTCCTGACTGCTCCTCAGATGCTCAGGACCTACAGTAGCACCGTGGCAGGGaaccccccaccccgccaaggACCCGGAGGGAATCCTGCAGAAGCCCCTCCCTTGGGCCAGGGGCACCCCCCAACCTCTGCCTGGTACCCATGTGACTTGGAACTGAACTaatggttttcttttaaaaaaaataacaaacttgaaatccaaaaaaaaaaaaaaaaaaaagagagagagagagaagagagaaggtgaATTAGACTCCAAAAACGCCCCTGCTGTGGCTGGGCCCCGACACGGTCAACCCTCCACGACCTTGTTTTCTCAGGATGGATTTTTGCTGTTTTGGCGCTCAGCACCTACCTCAGCCGGAATGAATGTCCTCGGGGGAGTGGGGTCGTGGCCTCAGCCCCCTGCCCCACAGAGCCCCGAATGCACTCCTACCTCAAGCCCCTTTAGGGGCACGCCCTCTCCCTCCCTACATTGTTgtccagagtttaaaaaaaaaaaaaaagaaaaaaaaagcacttccCTATTTCCAGGTGTGAAAGAAAATGTCTACCTCGAGGCTCGCTGGCTCTCGGGCCTGTGTTGTATCACTGGACCCTCCCTCCCGGCTCCTCACCAAGGGTGGGCCTCTTGGGGCCTGCAGAAATAAAGATGGAATTGgtcaaagaaaatgtgaaaaaaaaaaagccaaacataaGAGGAAAATTGGTTCCTGGGAGTATCAATTGTTGCTCCAGACTAGCCACCTCCCCGCACGCTGTTGGTGCTCCCGTCCCGTCTGCGTGTCCACTTCTGTGTTGACCCTCTCGGCCGACTCCTCCTTGACTGGCTGGGACCCCCAGACCCTCTCTGCGCCTGGACCTCGGAGGGTGGGACGTCACCCCGCAGCCTGCCTCCTGTCCCGCCCGGACACAGAGCCGGCTCCTAGGGTGCACTGTGTGTGCGGGGGGCTGTGTGTGTGCCGGGGGGTCCCCAGCCCTCTGTCCCATGGGACACCGCCAGCCTGACCCACCTCCCCCAAGGCAGTGGAGCCACCACGGTCAGCAGATGTGGCCGGAAGCTATTTTTCTACAAGTTGTGTCTAAGGATTTATGTTCTTGtgactttttgtttctcttttctgttgtGGTGTTCTTTGAAAGACTTAGttaaagagaaaggacaaaaaaaaaaacaaggaaacaaaatccTATTTTTGGTTACactcagaaacatttttttaaatagcagaaaggaaacttttttttaaaggagaaaaagatgtGTATTCCTTAAATATGCGATTAGACCATAAAGTCCCTGACCCCCAACCCCTCTAGGGACCCCCCAACCCCAGACTTTAGTTAATTAGCTGAGGAAGGTAGATTTGGTGGTGTTTTTCTAGAAGACGGGAGTCTTGTCCAGGTGGACTTGGGGAAGGGCGGTGGTCCCTTCTCCCAAATGCAGGGCCTGAGCTGAGGGCACCTCAGACCTCCCAGGCAGTGCCCCTCGGTTCCCAGTCCTCGGTCCTTGCAGCGACTTCTCTGCATCCCCTTTCATCCTGGAACCCCCCTCTCCCATGGGAAGGGTGGGTCTGGGAGAGGAGGGACGAGGGCCACCTGCCCTGTCTTGGGTTTTGTCAcactcatttttaactgaataaaAGTCCTGTTGCCAAAGTGAATCTCGGGTGTTTTGGTGGCTGTGTCAGGTCCTGGAAAAGGGGTGGGAGTGCTGGGATCAGGGTAGTGAGCCAGGCAGACCCTCACAGGGCCCGAGGCCAGGGTGATGACAGCAGACCCATGTGCGCCACTGACAGGCACCGTGCGTGCTGGGTCTTCTCCGTGGGCGGGGAGGCTCCCTAGGGCCTCCATTCCTCCCTGTCCTCTCTTCAGTCCAAGCTCCCGAAGCCAGGTATCTGGGGCTGCCAAGGCTGAGGATAGGCCGAGAGAGATTTGGCTTAAGGGTGTTGTGCTGACAAAGATCCGGAGGTCTCAGTGGGCCTCAAGCTTAGTAAGAGGCAATGGTGTAATGCAACTGCTTAGAATGTCAGTGTCTCCTCCACTGCTGAAATGAAAAGGCGGGGCTCACCCCTGGGAGACTGCAAGTCTGGACAGCCGTGTTCTATACTGAGGCATCTTCTGAGAGGAACAAACCAGGATGGCGGCTTGCAAACTGGGTTCTCCAGCTGTGGCTAGGGCCCTGGTTCTCCAGCTGTGCGCACTCTCACCCAGAGCAGCTCTACTCTGTCTTATATGTTGGACTCTTCATGAGATTTCATTTGGAAACCAGCTGCAGCTCAGAAACGGTGATGATGCTGTGGACGCTGAGCTGAGAAAGGAAGCCTGAGTCTGCAGTGGTAGCTGTCCTGAGTCCTGGAGGGAACTGGTTGACTTGTCCtgattccccctcccccagaggaAAGAACTAAGCCCACATATAGATTTAATGCCTCACCTCTCTTTACACAGAACTTCAAAAACACAGAAATTCTTCATCCACATGGTGGGGTGATGGGTTTGTCATCTGTTGGAGCAGACAGTGGTGGGGTGGGAGAGCGGGCCAGCTAA includes these proteins:
- the IGDCC3 gene encoding immunoglobulin superfamily DCC subclass member 3, which gives rise to MAAPRAAPPRRRPRLLPPLLLPLLLLLPPPSDGLGHSTELAFAVEPSDDVAVPGQPVVLGCEVEGTPPVRITWRKNGVELPESTHSTVLANGSLMIHHFLLDRGGSPSDEGDYECVAQNRFGLVVSRKARIQAATMSDFHVHPQATVGEEGGVARFQCQIHGLPKPLITWEKNRVPINTDNERYTLLPKGVLQITGLRAEDSGVFHCVASNIASVRVSHGARLTVSGSGSGAYKEPTILVGPENLTLTVHQTAVLECVATGNPRPIVSWSRLDGRPIGVEGIQVLGTGNLIISDVTVQHSGVYVCAANRPGTRVRRTAQGRLVVQAPAEFVQHPQSISRPAGTTAMFTCQAQGEPPPHVTWLKNGQVLGPGGHVRLKNNNSTLTISGIGPEDEAIYQCVAENSAGSSQASARLTVLWAEGLPGPPLNVRAVSVSSTEVRVSWNEPLVNTKEIIGYVLHIRKAADPPELEYQEAVSKSTFQHLVSDLEPSTAYSFYIKAYTPRGASSASVSTLASTLGEAPAPPPLSVRVVGSSTLQLLWEPWPRLAQHEGGFKLFYRPASKASFNGPILLPGTVSSYNLSQLDPTAVYEVKLLAYNQHGDGNATVRFVSLRGASERTALSPPCDCRKEEATNQTSTTGIVIGIHIGVTCIIFCVLFLLFGQRGRVLLCKDVENQLSPPQGPRSQRDPGILALNGAGRGEWGQMGRDEKRVDMKELEQLFPRAGAVGPPDPRPMQDPEAPAPCEETQLSVLPLQGFTLLEDMTSEAKAPGVGPPAALPSQDISPGLLSEGPAAQPAHSGQ